The following coding sequences lie in one Vespa velutina chromosome 24, iVesVel2.1, whole genome shotgun sequence genomic window:
- the LOC124957003 gene encoding tRNA-specific adenosine deaminase 2: MVIKSYFLLINNRRYISMLCINYLYFKTCIIVFINFNITMNAVAWMDIALKKAAASLKVGEVPVGCLFIYNNEIIAESNNTVNETCNATRHAEMNCIDQVLVFCKERCLDYKEVFSNIDIIVTVEPCIMCTSALYQLRVRSIIYGCRNDRFGGCVSVFKVSNVYDTKVTIIGDIKSKEAINLLKNFYEGTNPNAPECKAKKKL, from the coding sequence ATGgttataaaaagttattttcttcttataaacAATAGGAGATACATTTCTAtgttatgtattaattatttgtactTTAAAActtgtattattgtttttattaattttaatatcactaTGAATGCAGTTGCATGGATGGACATTGCCTTAAAAAAAGCTGCGGCTTCACTAAAAGTTGGTGAAGTTCCGGTTggatgtttatttatatataataatgaaataattgcaGAAAGTAATAATACTGTTAATGAAACTTGTAACGCAACTAGACATGCTGAAATGAATTGCATTGATCAAGTTTTAGTATTCTGTAAAGAAAGATGTTTAGATTATAAAGAAGTTTTTTCtaacattgatattattgttactgttgAACCATGTATAATGTGTACGTCTGCATTATATCAATTACGAGTACGCAGTATTATTTATGGCTGTAGAAATGACAGGTTTGGAGGATGTGTGAGTGTTTTCAAAGTATCCAATGTTTATGATACCAAAGTAACAATAATAGgagatattaaaagtaaagaagcaataaatttacttaaaaatttttatgaaggTACAAATCCAAATGCACCAGAATGTAAAgctaaaaaaaagttataa
- the LOC124956995 gene encoding probable tubulin polyglutamylase ttll-15, protein MLIRTEDHLTSNTMKLKKKKKNKQKQLKRGNIMSEKLKLIFQMFFYFATGLTLLIGISYFLYNQSHIKRTYKQIVQVTEKKPTFLIYNKSNTTEHLKHIFIVLERLGFKPTTNETQWDLLWSHEYPFIALAPILKNLQPHQRINHFPGCGYITNKGHLSTSEGRYIPKAFKMPKDKDYFLTYATLYPHKYFVKKSNSHRGIKVIKISDMNLTDTDFFVQEFIDRPYLIDNYKFDIGIYTVITSIDPLRVYVYKGDVLLRFCPIEYYPFDSNNLDKYVIGDDYRPIWEVPSLKNYYVHFGFSMKDSLDAYITSKGKDPQKIWSNIHEAIREVALMKEGQVKEAIQRFGGGRNYFELVRFDFTLDEDLNVYTMEANMSPNLSSAHYPPNQLLYEQVLFNLFALVGIGQRIKENNFETRNKLGYEMEVATKNLVVLPKFCANCKDCFVIECQLCNPCFTPEIKIILSQSYKEHQNKMDFQRIFPPSIVDGMELKDYTLRNQLLIRWYQGKCALDHTWCI, encoded by the exons ATGTTGATCCGTACTGAGGATCATTTAACATCAAACACAATGAagcttaagaaaaaaaagaagaataaacaaaAG caATTGAAACGTGGGAACATAATGAGtgaaaagttaaaattaatattccaaatgtttttttactttgctacaggattaacattattaattggCATATCCTACTTTCTATATAATCAGTCACATATTAAAAGGACGTATAAACAAATAGTTCAAGTTACAGAGAAAAAAccaacatttttaatttataataaatccaATACCACTGAACATTTAAagcatatatttatagtattaGAACGTTTAGGTTTTAAACCTACTACTAATGAAACTCAATGGGATCTTTTATGGTCGCACGAATACCCATTCATAGCATTAGCAccgattttaaaaaatttgcaaCCTCATCAACGTATAAATCATTTTCCTGGTTGTGGTTATATTACAAACAAAGGACATTTATCAACATCTGAAGGTCGCTATATACCTAAAGCATTTAAGATGCCAAAggataaagattattttcttacatatGCCACTTTGTATCCGcacaaatattttgttaagaaGTCTAATAGTCATCGTGGTATCAAAGTTATTAAGATTAGTGATATGAATTTAACTGATACAGATTTTTTTGTCCAAGAATTTATAGATCGACCATAccttattgataattataagtTTGATATAGGCATTTATACTGTAATTACATCAATTGATCCACTAAGAGTATATGTTTACAAAGGAGATGTTTTACTTAGATTTTGTCCAATAGAATATTATCCATTTGATAGCAATAATTTAGATAAGTATGTTATTGGTGACGATTATCGACCTATTTGGGAAGTACCATCTTTAAAAAACTATTATGTTCATTTTGGATTTTCAATGAAAGATTCATTGGATGCATATATAAcatcaaaaggaaaagatccTCAAAAAATATGGAGCAATATACATGAGGCAATTAGAGAAGTGGCACTAATGAAAGAAGGCCAAGTAAAAGAAGCAATTCAACGTTTCGGCGGtggaagaaattattttgaattggTCAGATTCGATTTCACACTTGATGAAGATTTGAATGTATATACAATGGAAGCAAATATGTCTCCAAATTTATCTTCTGCACACTATCCACCTAATCAATTACTTTATGAgcaagttttatttaatttatttgcaCTCGTTGGTATTGGTCAAAGgattaaagagaataattttgaaacaag AAATAAACTGGGATATGAAATGGAAGTTGCAACTAAAAATTTAGTAGTATTACCAAAATTTTGTGCAAATTGCAAAGATTGTTTTGTAATAGAATGTCAACTTTGTAATCCATGTTTCACACCagagattaaaattattttatctcaaAGTTATAAAGAACATCAAAACAAAATGGATTTTCAAAGGATCTTTCCACCTTCTATA gtCGACGGAATGGAATTGAAAGATTATACACTACGAAATCAGTTGCTTATAAGATGGTATCAAGGAAAATGTGCTTTGGATCATACATGGtgtatttaa
- the LOC124956996 gene encoding probable G-protein coupled receptor Mth-like 5, which produces MYLATAFLLILFLASHSRFAGGNTNAKINAVKIAKCCELSELLLDDTCTPLSVTNETKPWQPEYTEDKDSDFSLRNQVTPDYHFGLPKCHSNEHQWHVYYYPSGPDRLAIVLPFGKLRHYIDDLKKETIRNGEEVIEPFRFDDGEEETKSIHYDYSFGKYCADKAVLSRDHLVATYAMICVPEVPVQWTDANYLMKHAIDPAFRAISIAAYLVVAVIYFVLPQLRDLVGNMITSMTLCLITNQCASTVRIFTELGSHVSFMIADTVAYVSLLAAFFWLNALGYYVWNTFRSRNVFLRITDGRKYCYYSTYVWISTIAIAGTAIFAHFALETDKPSIGGTVYPAQETVGWLALSVLFMSIILTIIVDFSFVLTTANRIKRMSTYGRIHHKMKYSFRMFVFLFAIMSISWISLLLSGLKYDALAYCHIVVNLLQAIFVLYICVFGQKRVTFLLGKTCNCCNNGDNIEGLDWGEEMTAINAGY; this is translated from the exons ATGTATCTTGCAACGGCGTTTCTTCTCATATTATTCCTAGCGAGTCATTCAAGATTCGCCGGTGGAAATACAAATGCCAAAATAAATGCAGTAAAGATTGCAAAGTGTTGCGAACTCAGTGAACTTCTTTTGGACGACACGTGCACACCATTATCAGTaacaaacgaaacgaaaccATGGCAACCGGAATATACAGAAGACAAGGATTCAGATTTTTCGTTACGAAATCAAGTCACTCCAGATTATCATTTTGGATTACCTAAATGTCATAGTAATGAACATCAATGgcatgtatattattatccttCCGGGCCAGACAGATTGGCTATTGTATTGCCCTTTGGCAAACTTAGACATTATATCGATGATCTCAAGAAAGAAACAATCAGAAATGGAGAAGAGGTCATAGAACCGTTCAGATTTGATGACGGAGAAGAAGAAACCAAATCCATTCACTATGATTATTCTTTTGGGAAATATTGTGCCGACAAAGCTGTCCTAAGTAGAGATCATTTGGTTGCTACCTATGCTATGATATGTGTGCCTGAGGTACCTGTTCAATGGACAGATGCCAATTACTTAATGAAACATGCTATTGATCCTGCCTTTCGTGCCATATCCATAGCAGCATATCTTGTTGTCGcagtaatttattttgttctacCGCAATTGCGAGATCTTGTAGGTAATATGATAACTAGTATGACATTGTGCCTTATAACAAATCAATGTGCTTCGACAGTAAGAATATTCACTGAACTTGGTAGTCATGTTAGTTTTATGATAGCTG ataCAGTCGCATATGTGTCTTTATTAGCAGCTTTCTTTTGGCTCAATGCTTTGGGCTATTACGTTTGGAATACATTTAGATCTCGCAATGTATTTTTGCGTATAACTGatggaagaaaatattgttattattccaCATATGTTTGGATATCAACTATTGCTATTGCTGGAACTGCGATTTTTGCACATTTTGCATTAGAAACTGACAAACCATCTATAGGTGGTACAGTATACCCCGCTCAAGAAACTGTTGGTTGGCTAGCTCTTTCAGTATTATTTATGTCTATTATTCTTACAATAATAGttgatttttcctttgttttaaCAACAGCAAACAGAATTAAAAGAATGAGTACATATGGCAGAATTCatcataaaatgaaatatagcTTCAGaatgtttgtttttctattcgcAATAATGAGCATTAGTTggatatctttattactatcaGGGTTAAAATATGACGCTTTAGCATATTGCCACATTGTTGTTAATTTGTTACAAGCAATTTTTGTACTTTATATATGCGTATTTGGTCAAAAAAGAGTCACATTTTTACTTGGGAAAACATGCAATTGTTGTAATAATGGAGATAATATTGAAGGCCTTGATTGGGGAGAAGAGATGACAGCAATAAATGCAGGTTATTAA
- the LOC124957000 gene encoding single-strand selective monofunctional uracil DNA glycosylase has translation MPPKKRNYSECDNPSKNPNSKKLKLSMSNSSPDDVKSSENITEIPNSTDNSSTLSSVQLPVPEKLLLIEQELCQRLQTINFPSNVAYVYNPIIYAFEVHAMYVQTYCNGPKKILFLGMNPGPWGMSQTGVPFGEISMVRDWLKLHGFIGKPPREQPDRKVTGFDCKRSEISGKRLWGLFKEMCGSPQNLFKHSYIHNYCPIALMDRKGRNITPAELKGEEQKLIHELCDQALSKIIKLLDIKIIVGIGRFAEKRAQTVVNADNLSAQVLWITHPSPRSVGNQNWDQKTKQRLHDLGLAEYFTN, from the exons ATGCCTcctaaaaaaaggaattattctGAATGTGATAATCCATCTAAAAATccaaattcaaaaaaattaaagttatCAATGTCTAATAGTAGTCCTGATGACGTTAAATCATCtgaaaatataacagaaattcCAAATAGTACAGATAATTCATCAACATTATCATCTGTGCAATTGCCAGTTCCTGaaaaactattattaattgaacaaGAACTATGTCAAAGACTACAAACCATAAATTTTCCTTCAAACGTTGCATATGTTTATAATCCAATCATCTATGCATTTGAGGTACATGCAATGTACGTTCAAACCTATTGTAATGGAcctaaaaagattttatttcttggAATGAATCCTGGTCCATGGGGTATGTCACAAACAGGTGTACCATTTGGCGAAATTAGTATGGTTCGTGACTGGCTAAAACTTCACGGTTTTATTGGGAAACCTCCTCGAGAACAACCAGATAGAAAAGTAACAGGGTTTGATTGTAAACGTAGTGAAATTAGTGGTAAAAGACTTTGGGGCCTTTTCAAAGAAATGTGCGGATCCccacaaaatttatttaaacattcttatatacataattattgtcCTATTGCTTTAATGGATCGTAAGGGCCGAAACATCACACCTGCAGAATTAAAG ggtgaagaacaaaaattaatacatgAATTGTGTGATCAGGCATTGtccaaaattattaaattgctggatataaagattatagttGGTATAGGAAGATTTGCAGAAAAAAGAGCACAAACAGTAGTAAATGCGGATAATTTATCTGCACAG GTTCTGTGGATTACTCATCCTAGTCCAAGATCTGTAGGAAATCAAAACTGGGATCAAAAAACTAAACAAAGATTACACGATCTTGGATTAGCAGAATATTTTACTAATTAA